Proteins found in one Podarcis muralis chromosome 5, rPodMur119.hap1.1, whole genome shotgun sequence genomic segment:
- the C5H1orf116 gene encoding specifically androgen-regulated gene protein — protein MPKKDLWIGTADPEPRAIVHSAGSCDSMISNDSSLSGKSDSGYDYLSVAEKECLMFLEETLDSLDTEGDSGVSTDEAETAESSKHPRTWPMRDVPKELDHENLGKRNKIEPKSKKCLSGSVPVVTPNPGHHIFPRNISVKSAPKDSLAEATGSNVADSLKCQTSWGSPKHEPVDIPNDKPKMSSQLRPSNLESIVIPPPEPFQDQRRSHPRSGQEPSGTPHYENKRNVDVVEGYGAAATQTELSLDKLGVAIGKEAILKPLSPKSSKKISEQITAAQENYQKPTLEEPALDPNFKQGPPTAPKPRKLPPNIILKTSKGNAVQLNVDPSHKIKVLAPSNGRPRAATGDFSMEKVHSIQNEQGRARREALKKLGLPLDQEKDPDDHVIKTTPYSIPRETPRTSSRENVNMDNVTSDKKSDEQHNQVGGKEIYPVDNNLAAVKQVNVKSKTLERSGVGLSSCISSGSEDQNIKNSSSLGKMSFFDKITPNFLRSSRPRPASLGTGKDFVDLKENKMHNAELEKSDKRRSYPLQPPSKLPRQPCVSVKITPKGATEEHRKEALKKLGLLKE, from the exons ATGCCTAAAAAGGATTTGTGGATAGGGACAGCTGACCCAGAACCCAGAGCAATTGTTCACAGTGCAGGCAGTTGTGACAGTATGATCAGCAACGACTCCAGCTTGTCCGGAAAG agtGACAGTGGCTATGACTATCTATCAGTGGCGGAGAAAGAATGTCTTATGTTCCTTGAAGAAACACTAGACTCTCTGGATACTGAAGGAGACAGCGGAGTTTCTACTGATGAGGCAGAGACAGCTGAGTCTTCTAAGCATCCACGGACGTGGCCTATGAGAGATGTTCCTAAAG agctggatcaTGAAAATCTAGGAAAGCGCAACAAAATTGAACCAAAGAGCAAAAAATGTCTTTCTGGCTCTGTTCCTGTTGTCACCCCAAATCCAGGTCACCATATCTTTCCAAGGAACATCAGCGTAAAAAGTGCTCCCAAGGATTCCCTTGCTGAAGCAACAGGGTCTAATGTTGCTGATTCTCTGAAATGCCAGACTTCTTGGGGGTCTCCTAAGCACGAGCCAGTGGACATACCAAATGACAAGCCTAAAATGAGCTCCCAGTTAAGGCCATCTAACTTGGAATCTATAGTCATCCCACCCCCTGAACCTTTCCAGGACCAGCGGAGGAGTCATCCCAGAAGTGGGCAAGAGCCAAGTGGGACACCTCACTATGAAAATAAGAGGAATGTTGATGTAGTGGAAGGATATGGGGCTGCAGCTACCCAGACGGAACTTTCACTAGATAAGTTGGGGGTAGCAATTGGGAAAGAAgccattctgaaacctctctctcctaAAAGTAGCAAGAAGATTTCTGAACAAATTACTGCTGCTCAAGAAAATTATCAAAAACCTACACTGGAAGAACCTGCCCTAGATCCCAACTTCAAGCAAGGTCCTCCCACTGCCCCCAAACCCAGGAAACTGCCACCCAATATTATCCTTAAAACCAGCAAAGGTAATGCTGTGCAGCTCAATGTGGATCCCAGTCACAAGATAAAGGTTCTGGCTCCATCAAACGGCAGGCCCAGAGCTGCAACTGGTGACTTTTCCATGGAAAAAGTTCATTCGATCCAAAATGAACAGGGGAGAGCCAGGAGAGAAGCTCTTAAGAAACTGGGTCTCCCACTAGATCAAGAAAAAGATCCCGATGATCATGTGATCAAAACTACACCTTACTCAATTCCAAGAGAAACTCCCAGGACAAGCAGCAGGGAGAATGTAAATATGGATAATGTCACCTCTGATAAGAAATCTGATGAACAGCACAACCAGGTTGGTGGGAAAGAAATCTACCCAGTGGATAACAACCTTGCAGCTGTCAAGCAAGTCAATGTCAAATCCAAAACACTGGAGCGTTCAGGTGTCGGTTTGAGCAGTTGCATCTCTTCTGGGAGCGAGGACCAGAATATTAAGAACAGTAGTTCACTTGGCAAAATGTCGTTTTTTGACAAGATCACTCCAAACTTCCTACGCAGTAGCCGGCCACGCCCAGCTTCCCTTGGCACAGGGAAAGACTTTGTTGAtctgaaggaaaacaaaatgcataatGCTGAGTTGGAGAAAAGCGACAAACGACGATCTTATCCACTTCAGCCCCCCTCTAAGCTGCCCAGGCAACCGTGTGTCAGTGTAAAGATCACCCCTAAGGGGGCCACAGAGGAGCATAGAAAGGAGGCTTTGAAAAAACTTGGTCTATTGAAGGAGTAA